The sequence below is a genomic window from Cicer arietinum cultivar CDC Frontier isolate Library 1 chromosome 6, Cicar.CDCFrontier_v2.0, whole genome shotgun sequence.
ACCACGGTTCCAAGCACACTAATACTCAATATGCGCCCACTGCACAAACGGACCCAAACACCACTCATCTGCAATGGCAAAAACAAGTCATGACTACATAAATCGTAACTTTCTATTTAATACTAGCAGTAAACTAAACAACAAGAATTGCCTACATAAAGTTAAGTCTTACAACAAGTTTGAATCCAAATTTACAGTTTCATTATAATTCACAAAGTGTCATTTCGTGAACTTCAGTTTCGTGTATACTCAatcatttcttttcattttattttgacgGGTTCCCTTTTTCAATTCTCCTATTGGTAATGATCTAATTTCACCTCTGCAGAAAAAACGATTTACATATTTCATAATATATTACAAGATACAGGAAGTCATTGTAGGACATGACCATTCTAGATTGATGGATTCACTTTAAAAGGAGAAACGAAGAGTTAATAAAAACTGACGACAAAAAATCAAGAGAGTGGATCTAAACAAATTATGTGTATGTTTGTcgtgtatatattttatcaCAATCTCAGCAATTGATTTTGTTATCAATGATCATGAATTCTCGGTTCCATCGATTAAAGGACTGAAATCTTTAATTCAAGTGATGCATATTCAGCAATTGTTACTAAAACGAATAGATCATTTTTTCCCCTCGGAAATACTAACCTTCTTTTACCAAGCTCTTCTGATGTGGATATGACACCACATCATACGCATCACAAATACAAACACTTCCACATTTCCAGGCTGCATAAACCTCCTTCAACTTCAGGCATCAACTCCATTTTCAGATCGTTCAGCCACAAGAGATTCTACCCTGACATCACTGCTCTTCTTAACATGCCATTGTGCAGTTGAAGTGTCGTGGCAAACTCCACAGTAGCACAACAGCCGCGCTCTAGAAAGTTGCACACATCAAAATCAGGCTATAGTCCTTTCCTTAGAGCGTGTTATACCACAATTCAACTGCTGCTCCTTCATTGCCCCTTCTGCAATTCTAAATTTTGTCTGGGCTTCACCCCTCTCCTCAGCATGTCATCTCGCAATTCAAATGCCTTGCCAAGCTCTCCATTAACACAACAGCCATATATTAGCAAGTTATATGCAACCGAATCTGGCGCAACACCTTTTTCTAACATGGTATCCCACAGTTTAACTGCTGCTCCTACATTGCCATTTCTGCAGTACTCATAAATTAAAGTCGAATATGTAATACAGTCGGGGGAAATCCCATTTTCAGTCATTTCAGAAAGAACTTTGGTGGCTTCAATTAATCTACCCAATTTGCAGAAGCCACGGATAAGAATGTTGTATGTTACCGTGTTTGCTAAAAGCCCCTTAAGCATTGCAAGGTGAAGCTCTGTAGCTTCCTTCATATTTCCCTCCTTCGTAAGACGGTCAAGAAAACAACCACATGCAATTGAATTAGGAGTGATATTCGCAGCCAGCATTTTTTTGAAAACGACACCTGCTCTATCCATTTCACCAGCTTTGCATAAACCATTCATGAAAGCGGTATAAGTTACAACGTTGGGAAAGCATTTCTCAGCAACCATTAAATCCCAACATTCAACGGCTTTTTTAAATGATCCTTCTTTGCTGTATGAGTCAATCATACTTGTATATATTACACTATCAGGTCTCAATCCTTGATCGTACATCTCTTTTACGAGACCAAAGAACATTTTCGTGTCTAGCTGCTTCAGAGCACCGTCAATAAGAACAGCGTGGCAAACAAGGTCCATGTTGATTCCTCTTTGAATCATCTCATACGAAGCACTTAGTGCCTCCGTCAATCTTCCTTCCCCGCAATAACCATGTAGAAGTGCACTGTAGCACATCTCATTTAACTTGAGGTTCTGCTTGTGGAGATCATCAATAAAATCTTTAGCTTCAGATACCCTACCAGTAGAACAAAGGCCACCAATCAGAGGTCTGTAGGTATATGTATCCGGAACAAGGCCCTTTTGAAGCATGTCTTCAAGCAATTCAAAGGCTTTATCAATGTTACGAGCCCTACAATACCCTTCAATCATAACATTATATGTCACCTCAGTTGGATTGACTTTTCTTTCCACCATTTCATCGAAAAGTTTGGACGCTTCAGCCATCTCATTTGTGCCACAAAGCCCATAAATAAGTGCAGTGAAAGTATAAACATTTGGAGcaatttttttctcattcatcTCACTAAATAACTGGAATGCTTTTTGTAGTTGTAGGTCTTTGCAATATCCACTAATCAATGCTGTAAAGGTAGTAGAAGTTGGCTCTAACCCTTTATTGATCATTTCAGTATACAGAGACTCGGCGGCACTCAAATCCCCATACTTGCACTGACCATTTATCAAAGAATTGTAAGGATATACAGTTTCTCTTATACCATCTTCTATCATTCTATCAAAATAAGACACTGCAACATCCAACCTCCCTCTTTTGCAAAAGGAATCAATCAGAATAGAGTAAGTAATTTCATTCGGTGGAAAGTTCATCGAATGCATATTACTATAAAGCAACTCAGCTTTATCCAAATCTCCACTTTTGCACAAAGAGTTTATTAAAGCATTATATACAAACAAACTAGGAAGAAAGCC
It includes:
- the LOC101494824 gene encoding uncharacterized protein, with the protein product MKLRQLSITPFLQNNFSTSKFNHENDTRFISLISNIVRGNLSWNVAFNDPSISSTLKPHHVERVLINTLDDSKLALRFFNFLGLHKNMNHSITSFAILVHALVHNKLFWPANSLLHTLLLRESDPKFVFSKFLESHKQCKFSSTLGFDFLVHSYLQNTRVLDAVVVVKLMLVNALLPEVRTLSALLNGLLRIRKFIMVWELFDESVNAGVKPDPYTCSAVIRSMCELKDFLRAKEKIVWMEYNRFDLSIVTYNVLIHGLCKGHRVSEAVEVRRSLREKGLKEDVVTYCTLVLGFCRVQQFEDGICLINEMVELGLAPSEAAISGLVDGLRKKGKIDSAYDLVVKLGGFGFLPSLFVYNALINSLCKSGDLDKAELLYSNMHSMNFPPNEITYSILIDSFCKRGRLDVAVSYFDRMIEDGIRETVYPYNSLINGQCKYGDLSAAESLYTEMINKGLEPTSTTFTALISGYCKDLQLQKAFQLFSEMNEKKIAPNVYTFTALIYGLCGTNEMAEASKLFDEMVERKVNPTEVTYNVMIEGYCRARNIDKAFELLEDMLQKGLVPDTYTYRPLIGGLCSTGRVSEAKDFIDDLHKQNLKLNEMCYSALLHGYCGEGRLTEALSASYEMIQRGINMDLVCHAVLIDGALKQLDTKMFFGLVKEMYDQGLRPDSVIYTSMIDSYSKEGSFKKAVECWDLMVAEKCFPNVVTYTAFMNGLCKAGEMDRAGVVFKKMLAANITPNSIACGCFLDRLTKEGNMKEATELHLAMLKGLLANTVTYNILIRGFCKLGRLIEATKVLSEMTENGISPDCITYSTLIYEYCRNGNVGAAVKLWDTMLEKGVAPDSVAYNLLIYGCCVNGELGKAFELRDDMLRRGVKPRQNLELQKGQ